AGAAGAATGTGCAGATATCCTTGCCAAAAATGAAGGGGTCGTCGAGTTATTGGTAGTAGGTCGTGTACTCGGAGAGGCTCTCCGCAATATCCGCATCGGCACCGGATGCCGATACTTGAAGCGCGGATGCGATTCAAACCTCTCATCGGGTTGCATTGTAATATAGCGGGACATTACTATAAAAACAATAATGTATCAAATATTTTGTATCGGATGTTCGGTGTTCTCATTGCTGCGCATCACTCCGAGTTATCAAATCTCATGACGTTGCATAATGTCTTCTTCAATGCCGCGTTTTCTCAAAGCTGGATTGAGCTTTGGCAGAGCTCAATCTAGGCTTTTACAAGCCTCATCATGGAGACGGTACTCTTTTGGTAGCCAGCGGACATTTGCAACATCCGGCATGCGTCCCGCTATAAACAAGATCTGTGGTTCAGCCGCAGAAGCAATTGCGGACATGAAAAGCAACAGCACTGTGCTGGTAGGAGGCTTTGGGCTCTGCGGTGTTCCAAGTAAGTAGCATACTATTACACGCATTAACAACCGTCACTAACTGTTGATTCAATATAGATACTTTGATCAACGAAGTGCGCGCGAACAAGTTGCGTATCAATGGTCTTACTGCTGTTTCAAATAATGCTGGAACGAACGGTTCCGGCCTCAGCCTGTTGCTGGAAACTCGACAGATTAAGAAGATGGTTGCCAGCTACATCGGAGACAACAAAATATTTGGATCGCAATATGGAAATGGAGAGCTAGAAGTTGAATTGACTCCTCAAGGCACGATTGCTGAAAAATGTCGCGCTGGTGGTGCAGGTATTCCAGCATTCTATACCCCAGCTGCTATGGGTACTGTCGTGCAAACTGGTGAGCTGCCAATAAAACACCATCCGGATGGCACACCTGCCAGGCTTTCACCACCAAAGGATGTCAGAATCTTTAATGGAAAACCTTATCTCCTAGAAGAAGCAATCAACGGGGATTATGCATTCATCAAGGCGTTTAAAGCAGACAGACTGGGCAATTGCCAGTTTCATCTATCTGCGGCTAATTTCAACGGCCCCATGGCACGCAATGCCAAGATGACAATAGTCGAGGCTGATCATATCGTTGAGGTTGGACAGCTGATGCCAAACGATATTCACCTACCTGGAATATATGTCAAGCGCGTCATCCAGTCGCAAGTTCCCAAGGGGATTGAGAAATACGCGAATTCGAAAGAATCGGACATCTCGACAAATCAAACCCctgcggcctcttcttcaccggGAAACAGCAACAGAGAAAAGATTGCCCTTCGTGCGGCCAAAGAATTTAAGAATGGCATGTATGTCAATCTCGGAATCGGTATTCCGGTATTGGCGAGCACTTTTGTGCCCCCCTGAAGTCGAGGTGTTGCTCCACTCTGAGAATGGGATTCTTGGGTTGGGACCATATCCGAAGAAAGGTGAAGAAAACCCCGACTTGATCAACGCTTCCAAAGAAACAACTACAATCATTCCGGGAGCCTGCACCTTTTCGAGTGACGAGAGTTTCGGCATGATTCGATCGGGCAGAATTGATCTTACCATTCTCGGTGCCATGCAAGTAAATGCAACCGGAGATCTTGCTAACTGTAAATATTTGGACAAAGCCAGCTGGCAAGTGAGTTACTAATGATTTACACAGGGATGCTACCCGGAAAAGTGAAAGGCTTTGGAGGAGCCTTGGACTTGGTTTCCAATCCTGAGAAAACCAAGGTTGTCGTGACCATGGAGCATACAGATCGGAAAGGAAACCCCAAAATTGTTCGCCAATGTACATTTCCATTAACTGGTAGGCAATGTGTTTCGACCATCATTACAGAGCTAGTATGTATTTTTACTCGTTTCCCCTGCCACATTACAAGACCATAGACCAAAGATCTGATGTTCAATTAGGGAGTGTTTGATGTGGACTGGAAAGAAGGACTGACACTTCGAGAAATTGCCAGCGGAGTGACAATTGACGAAATTAAAAGCAAGACCGAAGCCCCGTTTAAAGTTGCAGAAGATCTCAAGATCATGGATAGCTAGTGTGTATATAGTCAATAGCTTATTTGAACGTCTGTATGCCGTTTAGTTCTTGGTTCATAGACAACTAAATGTATAATTCAATAACGAAGATGATAATATGAAATTATCTATGGAAGAGAAATAACAGGACCAATATAAACGTGCTATATGCTCCCCGCGCAACTCTTTCCCGTTGGGCTTTTCAATAGTTCACAATTAGTCAAATTCCGGATATCGTCGGCAGACTGGAGTTTTCACATTTCCAAACGCAGCAAATTTTGTCATGGAAAGGGAAGACATTGGACAAGCATTGCAAGTCTCAGTCAGTGACCTAAACGGCTTGCGTGGGCGGACTGCGGATGTTGCGGCCCGTAGAACCCGCGCAAAGGTTGGCATGTCTGGTATAAGTGTTTGTCGACCGCAGTCTGTATATGGTCTTCATGTTAGTAAATCTCCATAATCGTGTATCACTGTAGGGCATCTTGTTTCAAGTTATCACAGAGTCTGGCTGTTCTACTGAACACATATATCTCACATATCCATATTCTTCATCACGAGAACTGTCTTTACTCTCACATTACCAGCTCATCATGGCACATTTAAGAAGGGGCCTAAATGCTATGCTTGAGAAGAGCCCGGATGACATTGTCTTCTTGTCCGCACTAAGAACTCCTGTAACGCGCTCCTTCAAAGGGAGGCTTGCGAGCGCCCATGCCGAGCAACTACTTGCCACTGTAAGAATTGCACTCTCAATAGCCATCGACTCATTGACAAACAGCTAACTAATTCTCTGATTCCAGGTTTTACAAGCAACTAGAACTCAGCTACCCAGTCTAGATCCTTCCGAGGTGTCAGACGTAGCAGTGGGAACCGTTCTGTCTGAGCTCGGTGGACAAAAGGCTGGGCGGGCGGCTCTGTTGCACGCTGGATATCCCGATTCAACAGCGCTCTACACAGTCAATAGAGCTTGTTCGTCTGGATTGCAGGCGGCAACTAACATTGCGGACGCTGTAGCATCTGGCCGTATGGATATGGGTATTGGCGGCGGAATGGAGAGCATGACGAGAAATTACGGTTCGAAAGCCATCCCAACTGTTGTATGGGAGGAACTGCGCAAGTCCTCTAtacaagcagcaagagaTTGTCTGCTTCCAATGGGTATTACCAGCGAGAATATTGCACGGCGGTATGGCATTTCCCGTGCGGACCAAGACGCCTTTGCTTTGGCTAGTCACACCAAAGCTGCGAAAGCGCAAGCCGAAGGTCGGTTTAAAGATGAAATCGTGCCCGTCGAGCTGGTTTCAGATACAGGAGAGACCACCACCGTGACTCAAGATGATGGAATCCGACCCAATGCTTCACTGGAGCAATTGGCCAAGTTGAAGCCGGCCTTTCTCCCAGACGGTGCGTCTACTGCTGGGAATTCGTCTCAAATTTCGGACGGCGCATCTGTTGTCTTGATGGCTCGCCGCAGCACTGCTACTCGGCTCGGACTTTCCGACCATATCTTGGGCAAATGGGCTCGATCAGCAGTGGCAGGTGTTGCGCCTGATGAGATGGGAGTTGGCCCTGCTGTTGTCATTCCCAAAATGCTAGAGTCAGCAGGAGTTTCAGCCAGTGAAGTCGACGTTTGGGAGATTAACGAAGCTTTTGCCAGTCAAGCTCTTTACTGTATTGACAAGCTGGGCATTGACATGGATAAAGTGAATCCCAATGGAGGAGCCATAGCGTTGGGCCATCCCCTTGGTGCTACTGGAGCGCGCCAGTTGACGACGCTTCTGCACCACCTCAAGAGGACTGGCCAATCCGTAGGAGTTGTTTCAATGTGTATTGGTACAGGCATGGGCAAGAGTGCTCTGATTCTCTCCGAGTAGCCATTAGATGCAGCGTATTACACATATAGTAGCCTTCCTAAGCAAATGTACAGATAGAACCGAAACAATTCTAATTATGGAATACTACAGAATAATAGCCATGTCAATTATAAATATTCGATGATGCTAAATGCTTCCTTGAGCACGTCTTCATAATGTAAAAAGGCTTCAGTAATGGAGATGGCAGTTTCCAAATTACATAGGTAAATAGCGTCTGACTAGAAAGATTTCGCTCACATCAATGTCGGGTAAAATAGGCTTCAGGTTATCATGTATACAATGGCTATATCGGAACATTATACATGTGTACGTAATAAAATATATCACAAGTTCATGTAACAGATCGACCATTGCTGAAATGACGCGGGTATTGCGGAGAGAGGCTCACCACGGCCATTGGGCGGGTATTGCGGGATCTGTGTACTATACAAGGTCATAGGAACATATTATAATCAGTGTCATCTGgtctggccttttctttgtatAATTGGATTTAATTTGATGTGTTTGGAGACATAACAATTCGAATCATGACAAGTCCTGTTGCTCTCATTACTGCTGGAAGTGCTGGCCTCGGAGCCGCCACTGCAAAGGCTTTTGCAGCTATGGGTCTGCGAGTTGCCATCAACTACTCATCCAATGAATCTCGAGCCAATACCCTCATCTCTGAGCTAGAAAGCACTTCATCGAGAGGTTCCGGCCAAtgggccaatggcaaagttAGGACTGGTGACGACAAGAGATTCGTTGCCATTCGAGCCGACGTCTCCTCTCGCCCCGAAGTTGATAAACTAATATCAACAACAATTCAAGAACTGGGCCGATTAGACATTGTGTTTTCGAATCATGGATGGACAAAGCTGACAAATTTCTCAAATCTGTCAGAGAACGTGAATGAGGAAGATTGGGATAAATGTTGGAACATGAACGTCAAAAGTCATTTGTGGCTGTTTAATTCTGCAAAGGGTCATCTAGAACAGAGTTCTATGAAAGGAGGAGGTTGTTTTATTACCACTAGCTCTGTCGCAGGAGTTGGCGTCATGGGGAGCAGTCTGGTAAGTTTACAATCGTGCCGTTTTCCGCTGGCCTTTTAATGTTGTAGCCCAGCAGTTAATCTACTTCGGTAGAACGTGTGCACTCCAGACTGACATCTTAATAGGCCTATGCTGTCACAAAATCAGCTCAAATTCATTTGGCCAAGTGTCTCGCCTCTATGTCTGGCGCCAGCAATATTCGAGTAAATTCTGTCTCACCAGGAATGATGATGACAGAATGGTCGTCATCATTTCCCGAAAGCAAGCGCAACGCTGCTATAAGAAAGACCAAGCTAGGTAGATTGGCTGAGGTTGAAGTGAGTATATAAACACAAATATATACAGCCACTTTTCATTTGCTTACAAATTATCGCAGGATGTTGCAGAACAGGTCTGTTCATTTGTGAAAAACTCAAGCATTACAGGAGCCAATGCTGTAATTGACTGCGGGTCTATCCTCTAGACCGCATGTACACATATATAAATAGATGcataagttttttaaaagttcATTCTCCACAACGCTCTCAAACAGAAGCAAAGGTTTTCTCAGGCAGCCTAAATAGGAGTTACTGTACTCCTGAGATGTTCCTCTCCTATATAAGCATGCCCGTCCAGATAATTACACGTGCTTCCGTGGCATACTGAAATTGATTCAGTTTCGTATACTGCGATTAAAAGTCAGTTTTTACTGAACACGATGACTTGATTACTATCTCACCTTGGACAAGACGGTTGCTTGACCGATGCCCATGTGTGCCCCTATCCACGCCAAACAATCCCGTGCGTAGATTCTTAACTCCTCTTCAATCATGGGCAATGTTGCTAGGACGAATAAAGTGTGCATCGACAGCAAACCTCCGATTGGTTGACCCGGGATAATGGGAGGAGATCTCTTGGCAGCATTCTCAACAAATGCCGGCAAATCTGCTGTTAAAAGATATGGAATAGAAGATACAATCCCTTCGCTCTGCTTCAATATGTCTTTTAGTATTGAGTATTCGAATATCCGGTCGCTCAAATCGCCATTGATTCGATAGTGGCATCTCAATATGATACTCAACATCAGCAGAGCAGCTTTCCGATAGTTGTTCCATAGCGAAGCAACATATACTATAATATGTCAGTAAGTATAGTTATGCTTGAAACTCTACTTACAATCGTAATAACTCAGAATGGTTGTTGGCCAGTAGCCAACTTGGGGCCTTGAGTACCAAAGTCAGCAACAAAACATATCAAGCGTTACTTGTAGATGACGTGATGAATGACACAACGGCAGTCGAGTAttgtttaataattaatatgGACTTACAATGTGTCTTCAGCCTTAGGTGTAACAAGGCCAACTGACTTTGGTATCCATTCTAGAGGTACGGTGGCTGGCCACGTATCGTACGCCTCTCTCAATTGTTCAGCCTCAGACTTGAGTTGACAAAGTTGGTCAACGGTGGCTTCGGCTTCGTTGTCCAGCAAAGCTTTGGCTTTTCGCACCAAGGACACTGTACTTGCGTAAAAGAAATCTATGGCCGAGCTTGACTGATTGAATAGCGGTGTACACAGAACACTAAACTTTTTTGATACTTTGTTGACGATTGCGGAAGAATGTGGGAGGGAGGACGGAGGCTCAGAAATCTCTACTTCCAGATCCTCAAGAGGTGTCGGATTAGCGACTCGGAAAAGCGCGCCATCACAAAGCAAGTCAAAAGGCGAAAATTTGCTAACAAGAATGGCTGATATCCCTTGGGCATGCGCTGCATGAGCGCCAAGAGTGGTACCAGTACTGGTGATGATCTGTAATCGTCAGCTCACCATTCTTATCATGATTCGCGAAAGCGTACTTCGTATATTCCCAGTAGCGTAGCAGTAATTAGTGACTCCACTGTGGTGAATACCGCTTGATTTGAAATGCTCAGACGGAAGGACCGTAGCAATGAGGAGTAATGGCCCTCCGCCCTGTGCCTGTGTATGGAGTTTCCGAGCTTGCTCCCTAGATTCGCCAAAGCAATAAGCGTACATGCCTGTACAAGTTCGGACTTTGGACCGGCCTTATAGACCATGGCCCGAAGCCCATGTAGATATCCACGAGACAGATTCCTATTCGATGAGACAATGCAGTAGTCGTTGAAGAATAGTAGACGAGCGTCTCGTTCAATATCAGACCAATTTAGTATCCCAAGGCTATCAGGGACTGCTACTCGACTCAATGCTTCAGAGTGTGCCTGATGTAATGCTTGAAAGTCCTCTTTTCCAATATAGTTTACAAACTGTCGCTCTTTGGTGGACTCGTATCCAGGACAGCTGCGGCGTGCTCGGCTGCACCTGAGACAAGACTGTAGGACGTAATCAATTAGCATCAAGTATCGTAGTATGACTACTCTTGGGGAGATTCGCCACAAAAATATTGTTCCTGGACAACAATACCCAGTACTACATACAGGACGGCTTTGGTCACACTAATGATATATCAGCACGCTGAAGCAGCCATTTGGAATGACGTTTACATACCTTTTTACGCTTCTCCCTGCATGCATGGCAGGCTCCGGATGGTCCATAGTTCACCATATTGTCATATCAAGAAGCAGCTATTTCCTAGAAGCACAAGGTTGAGTGGAAGATGTGATACTCAAGCCAAGGAGGCGGAACCAATTTATATACCATAAAGAGTTAGGTTTTGCGCGAGCACGCTAAATGGATGGCCTGCGGGGGGATTAACGAGATCCCAAGACAAATAAGCATCTGATTCTGGGGCTGAAGTTAGTAACCCAGGGTCTGCATTCTATAAGAGGCTAGGCTTTGCGCGAGGGCGCTAAATAGACAGGGAAGCTCCTTTTCAATGACTGGGATTCAAGCATCGACCACTCAGATGCTGAAATCCTGCAGACGATTCTATTCATACTCTGTCAATATGAAGTAAATTTAGAGACCCGTTGTTTACATCGTGATTTTGTAATGGAGATAGCTAATAAGTCCGGGTGTAAACCCGCCtccttggacttggacaTTAGTATAAAGAGCAGCGCACAGACTGTCTGGTGTCCTCTATCATAGGTAACAACTTCACTCATCTTCTCTTACTACTAGCCCTTTGAATCTATCTTCCATCAAGATCCTATATACAATTACAAGTACACCATGGCTATTTCTCCCTCCTCGAAAGTCGTCCTAGTTACGGGTGCCAATCAAGGCATCGGTTTCGAGATAGCCAAGTCTCTGTCGTCAAAGTCAGGATACCATGTGCTTATGGGGAGCCGTGACCCCCAACGTGGAattgatgccgccaagaaaCTCCAAGAGCAGGGCTTGGATGTCGAGCCCATTACTATTGAGTACGTTACCATGTGATGCCGCAAGTGTGTCCCCTGAAAGATGTATAAGCAATGCTAATATTTGTCACTTAGCATCACCTCTGAGAAGTCCATTGCCCAAGCTGCCCAACAGGTAACATCGAAATTTGGCCGTCTTGACGTCCTGGTCAATAACGCTGGCGTATGCCTTCCCGCCGAGAGGACCTCTGCTCCTTCACTTCACAATTTCCAAGACACGTTTACGGTCAACACCTTTGGCACCACACTCACTACCGAGGCCTTTATTCCTCTTCTAGAGGCATCTGCCGCGCCTCGAATTGTCTTTATATCCTCTTCCATAGGTTCACTCACTCATCAGTGGGATCACCCAGTCGGTTTGCCAATCtatcgcagcagcaaagcagcGCTCAATATGATTATGCTTCATTATGCCTTCAAGTATAAAGACGCCGGATGGAAGATTAATGCGGCCTGTCCTGGCTTTTGTGCTACCAATCTGAACGGCTATTCTGGCATTGATACTCCGGAAAATGGAGCTTTGAACGCAGTAAGACTCGCGACCTTGGGAGATGACGGCGAAACAGGAACATTTTCGAATAAGGAAGGGATTGTGGCTTGGTAGATGGACATGTTGACTAGAGTTACTGGAAGAATGGGTGCCAGATCAAAGTGGCTTTGATCAACTCTCTAATCAACTACACTATCCTGTTTCCGCAACTGTTAGAGAAGTTATAGCCAGCCTCCAAAGGGCCCATACTGCTCATTCTCAACCTAAACTTCCATAGT
This portion of the Trichoderma atroviride chromosome 6, complete sequence genome encodes:
- a CDS encoding uncharacterized protein (EggNog:ENOG41); protein product: MTSPVALITAGSAGLGAATAKAFAAMGLRVAINYSSNESRANTLISELESTSSRGSGQWANGKVRTGDDKRFVAIRADVSSRPEVDKLISTTIQELGRLDIVFSNHGWTKLTNFSNLSENVNEEDWDKCWNMNVKSHLWLFNSAKGHLEQSSMKGGGCFITTSSVAGVGVMGSSLNVCTPD
- a CDS encoding uncharacterized protein (EggNog:ENOG41), with the translated sequence MVNYGPSGACHACREKRKKCDQSRPSCLRCSRARRSCPGYESTKERQFVNYIGKEDFQALHQAHSEALSRVAVPDSLGILNWSDIERDARLLFFNDYCIVSSNRNLSRGYLHGLRAMVYKAGPKSELVQACTLIALANLGSKLGNSIHRHRAEGHYSSLLRSFRLSISNQAVFTTVESLITATLLGIYEIITSTGTTLGAHAAHAQGISAILVSKFSPFDLLCDGALFRVANPTPLEDLEVEISEPPSSLPHSSAIVNKVSKKFSVLCTPLFNQSSSAIDFFYASTVSLVRKAKALLDNEAEATVDQLCQLKSEAEQLREAYDTWPATVPLEWIPKSVGLVTPKAEDTLPQVGYWPTTILSYYDLYVASLWNNYRKAALLMLSIILRCHYRINGDLSDRIFEYSILKDILKQSEGIVSSIPYLLTADLPAFVENAAKRSPPIIPGQPIGGLLSMHTLFVLATLPMIEEELRIYARDCLAWIGAHMGIGQATVLSKYTKLNQFQYATEARVIIWTGMLI
- a CDS encoding uncharacterized protein (EggNog:ENOG41), coding for MAISPSSKVVLVTGANQGIGFEIAKSLSSKSGYHVLMGSRDPQRGIDAAKKLQEQGLDVEPITIDITSEKSIAQAAQQVTSKFGRLDVLVNNAGVCLPAERTSAPSLHNFQDTFTVNTFGTTLTTEAFIPLLEASAAPRIVFISSSIGSLTHQWDHPVGLPIYRSSKAALNMIMLHYAFKYKDAGWKINAACPGFCATNLNGYSGIDTPENGALNAVRLATLGDDGETGTFSNKEGIVAW